A genomic window from Cupriavidus metallidurans CH34 includes:
- the rpsQ gene encoding 30S ribosomal protein S17: protein MTEAAKTETSLRRTLVGRVVSDKMDKTVTVLIENRVKHPLYGKYVLRSKKYHAHDEANQYKEGDKVEIQETRPLSRTKSWVVSRLVEAARVI from the coding sequence ATGACTGAAGCTGCGAAGACTGAAACGTCGCTTCGCCGTACCCTCGTGGGTCGTGTCGTGAGCGACAAGATGGACAAGACCGTGACGGTCCTGATCGAAAACCGCGTCAAGCACCCCCTGTACGGCAAGTACGTGCTGCGTTCGAAGAAGTACCACGCACACGACGAGGCCAACCAGTACAAGGAAGGCGACAAGGTCGAGATCCAGGAAACCCGTCCGCTGTCGCGGACCAAGTCCTGGGTGGTTTCCCGGCTGGTAGAAGCTGCGCGCGTCATCTAA
- the rpmC gene encoding 50S ribosomal protein L29, translating to MKASELRGKDAAGLNQELSELLKAQFSLRMQKATQQLQNTSQLKKVRKDIARVQTVLTEKANAK from the coding sequence ATGAAAGCATCCGAACTGCGCGGCAAGGACGCCGCAGGCCTGAACCAGGAGCTCTCCGAGCTGCTGAAGGCCCAATTTAGCCTGCGCATGCAAAAGGCCACCCAACAGCTGCAGAACACCAGCCAGCTGAAGAAGGTGCGCAAGGACATCGCGCGTGTGCAAACCGTGCTGACCGAAAAGGCGAACGCGAAATGA